A region of the Pseudarthrobacter oxydans genome:
TTCGGCGCGGCGCAGTGCGCCCATGAAACCGTTGATCCCGTCGCCGCTGTAGCCGAAGACGCGGTCCACCCCCCAAATGCTGAGGCGTTCCACGATCACGTCGGATACAGTGCGTTCGGCCATGGGTTCCTCTCGGAGGGTTCGGGGCAGGTGCCTTAGGCGTTGACGATCAGTCCCAGCTCGGCCTTCGAAGCGAGGGCGTCATGCCGCGGCAGGACCCGGACGGTGTACCCGAACGGTCCCGACCGGTCGATCACCAGCGAGCCGCTGAACAGGTGGCGCCCGCTGCCGAGGTCTTCCTGTACCTTCAGTTCCATCACGGTGATGTCGGTGAGGGTGTCGCTTTCCTCGGCCCTTCCATAGGCCACTTCCACGGATACGTCCTCCGGGGTGAGGCTGTGCAGCGCCACGTAGGCGTTGACCTGGAGCGTGTCGCCGATCTGGGGATCCTCGGAGACGCCCACGGAGTCCACGTGCTCCACGTGCACCAGCGGCCATGCCGAACGTACCTTTGCGGTCCAGGCCGCCAGGGTGCGGGCCTGAGAGTAGGAGTTGGCAGAGGCGTTCCGCCCCGCCTCCGCGGCCGGGCGGTAGAGGATGTTCACGTAGTCGCGGAGCATGCGTTCGGCGGAGACGGCCGGACCCAGGTGCGAGAGCGTGTGCTTGATCATGGAGACCCAGTGCGTGGGCACCTTCTCGGCCCCCGACGTCGAAGGGCCTGCTGCGCCTGCGCCGGCCGATACCGTGCTGCCGTAGAAGCGCGGGGCCACCTGGGTTTCAAGCAGCTCGTACAAAGCTGCTGCCTCGATGTCGTCGCGTTCCTCCGGCGATGCGCCGTTGTTGGCGGTGGGAATCGCCCAGCCGTTTTCGCCGTCGTACATTTCATCCCACCAGCCGTCCAGCACGGAGAGGTTCAGCGACCCGTTGAGCGCGGCTTTCATGCCCGATGTTCCGCAGGCCTCCAGCGGCCGGAGCGGGTTGTTGAGCCAGACGTCGCAGCCGGGGAACAGCGTCCGGGCCATCGCGATGTCGTAGTTGGGCAGGAAGGCGATGCGGTGGCGCACTTCGGGGTCGTCGGTGAACCTGACCAGGTCCTGGATCATCTTCTTGCCGGCGTCGTCAGCGGGGTGCGACTTGCCGGCAATGACCAGCTGGATGGGATGCTCCTTGTGCAGGAGCAGTGCCTTCAGGCGCTCAGGCTCGCGCAGCATCAGGGTGAGCCGCTTGTAGGTGGGAACGCGGCGGGCAAAACCGATGGTCAGGATGTCCGGGTCCAGGACATTGTCCGTCCAGCCCAGCTCCGCATCAGCGGCCCCGCGCTTCTTCCAGGAAGCCCGCAGGCGGCGGCGGACGTCCTCCACCAGGGCCGCCCGCATCTCGCGCCGCAGCGCCCAGACATCTGCGTCGCTGACGTTGTAGGCGAGGTCCCACCGGCCGTTGGCTTCGGCTTCGCTGCCGAACTGGTCACGGGCGAGCTGCGAAATGCGGCTGTCCACCCACGTGGGCACGTGCACGCCGTTCGTCACGGACGTGATGGGCACCTCGGAGTGGTCGAAGCCCGGCCACAGGGCGGAGAACATCCCGCGGGAAACTTCCCCGTGCAGCTTTGCGACGCCGTTGGCGCGCTGCGCGAGGCGCAGGCCCATGATGGCCATGTTGAACACGGACGGGTTCCCGTCAGCGTAGTTCTCG
Encoded here:
- the glgP gene encoding alpha-glucan family phosphorylase; this encodes MKAIRRFTVRTVLPEPIRPLARLASNLRWSWHRPTRELFAGLNPRLWEESGQDPVGFLGMVSREEFQQLAANRAVVERVRAAEEDLDRYLEEPRWYQGLGPDAPASIAYFSPEFGITEVLPQYSGGLGILAGDHLKAASDLGVPLIGVGLLYQAGYFKQSLSRDAWQQETYPVLDPDGLPLTLLREPSPDGIGRPLQISLPLPNGRRLLAHIWRADVGRVPLLLLDSNVPGNDDAARSITDRLYGGGGDHRLQQELLLGMGGVKALRAFQQLTGTTAPEVFHTNEGHAGFLGIERIQELMAGEQALTFDEALAAGRASTVFTTHTPVPAGIDRFEIAQIHHFFQAGLAPAVPTDRILELGRENYADGNPSVFNMAIMGLRLAQRANGVAKLHGEVSRGMFSALWPGFDHSEVPITSVTNGVHVPTWVDSRISQLARDQFGSEAEANGRWDLAYNVSDADVWALRREMRAALVEDVRRRLRASWKKRGAADAELGWTDNVLDPDILTIGFARRVPTYKRLTLMLREPERLKALLLHKEHPIQLVIAGKSHPADDAGKKMIQDLVRFTDDPEVRHRIAFLPNYDIAMARTLFPGCDVWLNNPLRPLEACGTSGMKAALNGSLNLSVLDGWWDEMYDGENGWAIPTANNGASPEERDDIEAAALYELLETQVAPRFYGSTVSAGAGAAGPSTSGAEKVPTHWVSMIKHTLSHLGPAVSAERMLRDYVNILYRPAAEAGRNASANSYSQARTLAAWTAKVRSAWPLVHVEHVDSVGVSEDPQIGDTLQVNAYVALHSLTPEDVSVEVAYGRAEESDTLTDITVMELKVQEDLGSGRHLFSGSLVIDRSGPFGYTVRVLPRHDALASKAELGLIVNA